A stretch of the Arvicola amphibius chromosome 8, mArvAmp1.2, whole genome shotgun sequence genome encodes the following:
- the Stk36 gene encoding serine/threonine-protein kinase 36: MEKYHVLEMIGEGSFGRVYKGRKKYSAQVVALKFIPKLGRSEKELRNLQREIEIMRGLWHPNIVHMLDSFETDKEVVVVTDYAEGELFQILEDDGKLPEDQVQAIAAQLVSALYYLHSHRILHRDMKPQNILLAKGGGIKLCDFGFARAMSTNTMVLTSIKGTPLYMSPELVEERPYDHTADLWSVGCILYELAVGTPPFYTTSIFQLVNLILKDPVRWPSAISSCFKNFLQGLLTKDPRQRLSWPDLLHHPFIAGRVTIITEPAGADLGTPFTSRLPPELQVLKDEQAHRLAPKCSQSRILHQACKRTTEETKQKKEQDTGPAVEQEDRPSKVTASIAPVPGLKAPPQEPSLLASILDSEMKSNWEDWGAGEAPPTPRREREKHITLECEQAFPELRPETMGQQSTDVMDLENEEPDSDDEWQCLLETTELVPVQLKSPLTLLCNPDFCQRIQSQLRGTGEQILKGILKGASQLLPALRVLSSLLSSCSDSVLLYSFCQEAGLPGLPLSLLQHSQQSSSIQQQPWYGAFLRDLVAVVQAYFSCAFNLERSQTGDSLQVFQEAASLFLDMLGKLLAQSDDSEQAFRRDSLMCFAVLCEAVDGNSRAISNAFYSSLLTTQRTVLDGLLHGLTVPQLPFHIPPGAPQVSQPLREQCEDIPGAISSALAAMCTAPVGLPSCWDAKEQVSWHLANQLTEDSSQLRPALVSGLRHHILCLHLLKVLYSCCYISERLCRILGQEPLALESLLMLVQGKVQVADWEESTEVALYLLSLLVFRLQDLPSGMEKLGSEVAALFTRSHVVSLVNAAACLLGQLGQQGVTFDLQPQEWMAAAAHALSAPAEVRLTPPCSCGFYDGLLILLLQLLTQGKPGLIRDVAASEVWTILWHRFSMALRLPEEVTAQEDDLSLSSPPSLEPDWTLISPQGTAALLSLAMAIFTQEPQLCLSHLSQHGSILMVTLKHLLSPSFLHHLSQAPQGPKFLPVVVLSVCQLLCFPFALDVDADLLVSILADFRDSEVAVYLLQVCCHHLPLLQAELPIGLLTRLALMDPTSLKQFVDTVTTSPRTIVSFLSVVLLSDQPPMISDLLSLLTHTARVLSPSHLSFIQELLSGSDESYRPLRSLLGHSENTVRVRAYGLLGHLLQHSMALRGALQSQAGLLTLLLLGLGDKDPAVRRSASFAVGNAAYQAGPLGPALAAAVPSMTQLLEDPQDGIRRNAALALGNLGPEGLGAELLQCQVPQRLLEMACGDPQPTVKEAALIALRSLRQEPCIHQVLVSLGASEKLALLSLGNQLLPNSSARPASARHCRKLIHLLRPTHST, encoded by the exons ATGGAAAAGTACCACGTTTTGGAGATGATTGGAGAAGGCTCTTTTGGCAGAGTGTATAAGGGCCGGAAAAAATACAGTGCTCAG GTGGTGGCCTTGAAGTTCATCCCCAAACTGGGGCGCTCAGAGAAAGAGCTGAGGAATCTGCAGCGAGAGATTGAAATTATGCGAGGTCTGTGGCACCCCAACATTGTGCATATGCTCGACAGCTTTGAGACTGACAAAGAG gtggtggtggtgacagactATGCAGAGGGAGAGCTCTTTCAGATTCTGGAAGATGATGGAAAACTTCCTGAAGACCAG GTTCAGGCCATCGCTGCCCAGTTGGTGTCTGCCCTGTACTATCTGCATTCCCACCGCATCCTACACCGGGACATGAAACCTCAGAACATTCTTCTTGCCAAGGGTGGTGGCATCAAGCTTTGTGACTTtgg GTTTGCCCGAGCCATGAGCACTAACACCATGGTGCTGACGTCCATCAAAGGCACACCACTCTATATGTCTCCAGAGCTGGTGGAGGAGCGACCCTACGACCACACGGCAGACCTCTGGTCTGTAGGCTGCATCCTGTATGAGCTGGCTGTAGGCACGCCTCCCTTCTACACCACCAGCATCTTTCAGCTGGTTAACCTCATTCTCAAGGACCCTGTGCGCTGGCCCTCTGCCATCAGTTCCTGCTTCAAG AACTTCCTGCAAGGGCTGCTCACCAAAGACCCCCGGCAGCGTCTGTCGTGGCCAGACCTCTTACATCACCCCTTTATTGCTGGCCGTGTCACCA TAATAACTGAACCAGCAGGTGCAGATTTGGGCACTCCGTTTACTAGTCGTCTGCCTCCAGAACTTCAGGTCCTAAAGGACGAACAGGCCCATCGACTGGCACCCAAGTGTAGCCAGTCTCGCATCCTGCACCAGGCCTGTAAGCGCACAACTGAAGAAACCAAGCAGAAG AAAGAACAGGATACAGGACCTGCCGTTGAACAAGAGGATAGGCCCAGCAAGGTGACAGCGAGCATAGCCCCTGTGCCTGGACTAAAGGCTCCTCCTCAGGAACCAAGCCTCTTGGCTAGTATATTGGACTCAGAAATGAAGAGCAACTGGGAAGACTGGGGGGCTGGAGAAGCACCCCCTACGCCTCGGCGAGAAAG GGAAAAGCACATCACCTTGGAGTGTGAGCAAGCGTTCCCAGAGCTGAGGCCAGAGACGATGGGCCAGCAGAGCACTGATGtaatggatctagaaaatgaG GAGCCAGACAGCGACGACGAGTGGCAGTGCTTACTAGAGACCACTGAGCTCGTGCCTGTCCAGCTCAAGTCCCCCCTCACTCTGCTGTGTAATCCTGACTTCTGCCAGCGCATCCAGAGTCAGCTGCGTGGGACTGGCGAGCAG ATCCTGAAAGGCATCCTAAAGGGTGCTTCCCAACTGCTTCCTGCACTCCGTGTCCTGAGCAGTCTCCTGTCCAGCTGCAGCGACTCTGTGCTTTTGTACTCCTTCTGCCAGGAGGCAGGACTTCCTGGGCTGCCCCTTAGCCTCCTCCAGCACAGCCAGCAGAGCAGCAGTATCCAGCAG CAACCTTGGTATGGGGCCTTCTTACGGGACCTGGTGGCTGTGGTTCAGGCCTACTTTTCATGCGCCTTCAATCTGGAGCGGAGCCAGACAGGTGACAG CCTGCAGGTGTTTCAGGAGGCTGCCAGTCTCTTTTTGGACATGTTGGGGAAGCTGCTGGCCCAATCAGATGACTCCGAGCAGGCATTTCGAAGGGACAGCCTTATG TGCTTTGCTGTCCTGTGTGAAGCTGTGGACGGGAACAGCCGGGCCATCTCCAATGCCTTTTACTCCAGTCTGTTGACCACACAGCGCACTGTATTGGATGGGCTCCTTCATGGGCTAACAGTTCCACAGCTTCCTTTCCACATACCGCCAG GAGCCCCACAAGTGAGCCAGCCACTGCGGGAGCAGTGTGAAGATATACCCGGAGCCATCTCTTCCGCCCTGGCGGCCATGTGTACCGCTCCTGTGGGGCTGCCAAGCTGTTGGGATGCCAAGGAGCAG GTCTCATGGCATTTGGCCAATCAGCTGACTGAAGACAGCAGCCAACTGAGGCCAGCCCTTGTCTCTGGTCTGCGGCATCATATCCTATGCCTCCACCTTCTCAAG GTTCTCTACTCCTGCTGCTACATCAGTGAGCGTCTGTGCCGTATTCTGGGGCAAGAGCCCCTGGCCTTGGAGTCGCTGTTGATGCTGGTCCAGGGCAAG GTACAAGTAGCAGATTGGGAAGAGTCCACTGAGGTGGCACTCTATCTCCTGTCCCTTCTTGTCTTCCGGCTCCAAGATCTGCCTTCTGG GATGGAGAAGCTAGGCAGTGAGGTCGCCGCTCTCTTTACCCGCTCACACGTCGTCTCTCTCGTG AATGCAGCAGCCTGTCTTTTAGGACAGCTTGGTCAGCAGGGCgtgacctttgacctccagccccaggaatgGATGGCAGCAGCTGCACACGCCTTGTCTGCCCCTGCAGAG GTCCGGCTGACTCCACCGTGCAGCTGTGGCTTCTACGATGGCCTCCTcattcttctgcttcagctccttaCCCAG GGGAAGCCTGGCCTGATCAGGGATGTGGCTGCTTCCGAGGTGTGGACCATTCTGTGGCACCGCTTTTCCATGGCCCTGCGGCTACCTGAGGAGGTGACTGCACAGGAAGACGACCTGTCACTGTCAAGTCCACCCAGCCTGGAGCCCGACTGGACACTGATTTCACCCCAAG GCACAGCCGCCTTGCTGAGCCTTGCCATGGCCATCTTCACCCAGGAGCCCCAGTTATGCCTGAGCCACCTGTCCCAGCATGGAAGTATCCTCATGGTGACCCTGAAGCACCTGCTTTCTCCCAGCTTCTTGCATCACCTGAGTCAAGC GCCTCAGGGACCCAAGTTTCTCCCTGTTGTGGTACTCTCCGTGTGCCAGCTGCTCTGCTTCCCTTTTGCCCTGGATGTGGATGCTGACCTCCTTGTAAGCATCTTGGCTGACTTCAGGGACTCAGAAGTTGCCGTCTACCTGCTTCAG GTCTGCTGCCACCACCTTCCATTGTTACAAGCCGAACTACCCATTGGTCTCCTTACACGCCTGGCCCTCATGGATCCCACGTCTCTCAAGCAGTTTGTGGACACAGTGACTACCTCCCCCAGAACCATCGTCTCATTCCTCTCTGTTGTCCTGCTGAGTGACCAGCCTCCTATGATCTCCGACCTTCTGTCCCTGCTGACCCACACAGCCCGGGTGCTGTCCCCCAGCCACTTGTCCTTCATCCAAGAGCTCCTGTCTGGCTCTGACGAATCCTATCGGCCATTGCGGAGCCTCCTGGGCCACTCAGAGAACACTGTGCGGGTCCGTGCTTATGGGCTTCTGGGACACTTACTACAACACAGCATGGCCCTACGTGGGGCACTGCAGAGCCAGGCTGGCCTGCTCACCCTTCTGCTGCTAGGGCTGGGAGACAAGGACCCTGCTGTGCGGCGCAGTGCCAGCTTTGCTGTGGGCAATGCAGCCTACCAGGCTGGTCCCTTGGGACCTGCCCTGGCAGCTGCAGTGCCCAGTATGACCCAGCTGCTTGAAGATCCTCAGGACGGTATCCGGCGCAATGCCGCTTTGGCTCTGGGCAATCTGGGACCTGAAGGATTGGGAGCAGAGCTATTACAGTGCCAAGTACCCCAGCGGCTCCTAGAAATGGCATGTGGAGATCCTCAGCCAACTGTCAAGGAGGCCGCCCTCATTGCCCTTCGGAGCCTCCGACAAGAGCCCTGTATTCATCAG GTGCTGGTGTCCCTGGGTGCCAGTGAGAAGTTAGCCTTGCTTTCTTTGGGGAATCAGTTACTGCCGAACAGCAGcgccaggcctgcctctgccagaCATTGCCGGAAGCTCATCCACCTCCTGAGGCCAACTCACAGCACATGA